From Candidatus Neomarinimicrobiota bacterium, the proteins below share one genomic window:
- the trkA gene encoding Trk system potassium transporter TrkA encodes MEEADLVIAVTTSDETNLVIASLAALYGAKQRIARVRDMALTHALHELGLSKFHINELINPENIASRSIVRAVESPGAIEVADFAHGEIYFRAFNISENSTLCDLKLDELDHDNFPWPFLITAIKRGRSVIIPKGNTQIKADDRIYCLLLPSSAAEFLTFINPDVKKVRKVIIYGATYIGQHVAKTISKSVKKVILLEEDSRKAQIVAGLLNDVLVISGSPSDATILQEAGIETADVFIALSDDEHSNLISAVLAKKLGAQTTIITTKHPDFIAIMDNLAIDVVINPRYLAADQITRWVRGEGITAMTKLMEIDAEILELIPEENSPITQAPLKDLTLPKETLVGAVYRNHEAILASGKLQINPGELVIVFCRRFNERKLRKMFKATK; translated from the coding sequence GTGGAAGAAGCAGATCTGGTTATTGCTGTTACAACTTCCGATGAAACGAATCTGGTCATTGCCTCGTTAGCAGCACTTTATGGTGCAAAACAAAGAATTGCCAGGGTCCGTGACATGGCATTGACGCATGCTCTTCATGAACTGGGTTTATCCAAATTCCATATTAACGAACTGATTAATCCTGAGAATATTGCCTCCCGATCAATTGTCCGGGCTGTTGAATCACCAGGCGCCATCGAAGTGGCTGATTTTGCCCATGGAGAGATATATTTCAGAGCTTTTAATATATCAGAGAACTCTACATTATGTGATCTCAAACTGGACGAACTGGATCATGATAATTTTCCCTGGCCTTTTTTAATTACAGCCATCAAAAGAGGCCGGTCAGTCATTATTCCCAAAGGGAATACCCAGATAAAAGCGGATGACAGGATATATTGCCTATTACTCCCATCCTCAGCAGCAGAATTTCTTACTTTTATTAATCCGGATGTAAAAAAGGTCCGAAAAGTTATCATATACGGAGCGACTTATATTGGACAGCATGTGGCGAAAACCATATCTAAAAGTGTAAAAAAAGTCATACTATTGGAAGAAGACAGCCGAAAAGCCCAGATCGTTGCCGGGCTTTTAAACGACGTTCTGGTTATCTCTGGATCACCTTCTGATGCCACAATACTCCAAGAAGCAGGTATTGAAACAGCAGATGTTTTTATTGCCCTGAGCGACGATGAACATTCGAACCTGATCAGTGCCGTTTTAGCTAAGAAATTGGGGGCACAAACAACCATCATAACAACAAAACACCCGGATTTTATAGCCATTATGGATAACCTGGCCATAGATGTTGTCATCAATCCCCGCTATCTTGCTGCTGATCAAATTACCCGATGGGTTCGTGGCGAGGGGATCACTGCCATGACAAAATTGATGGAAATTGATGCTGAAATCCTTGAACTCATTCCCGAAGAGAATTCACCCATCACCCAAGCACCATTAAAGGATCTGACGTTGCCAAAAGAAACACTCGTCGGCGCAGTTTACAGGAATCACGAGGCAATTCTGGCATCGGGAAAACTCCAAATCAATCCTGGAGAACTTGTTATTGTTTTTTGTCGCAGGTTCAATGAACGTAAACTCAGAAAAATGTTTAAAGCAACAAAATGA
- a CDS encoding TrkH family potassium uptake protein, protein MNLKLVLNIISRILIFFSVVLLVPLAWGLRDDPGSSEVCAFIYTILISLTLSLILRLVSRSSMEHIDTLQTKDGLSVVGLSWIILSLLGALPFYFSHAMPTFTDAYFETVSGFTTTGASILTDIERLSRGLLFWRSMTHWLGGMGLIVLYLAILPFLGSNAYQLYKAEAPGLTAEKIQPRMKETAKVLWGVYFIFTIAETVLLMVGGMTLFDALCHTFGTLATGGFSTRNASIGAFSPYIQWIVIVFMFLSGINFMLHYSALKGNIKAYFRNEEFRYFVGIIIVTSLLFTIILSRNSPLESPFRHAVFQVVSIMTTTGFVTTDFDLWPYALRYILILLMFIGASGGSTGGGMKVVRIVSSIKIVISYIHRAIYPNAVIPVRFNKKPLSSNLIAAIVVYFIIYILLFTFGTLLITFTERCDLVTAFSASIASLSNIGPGLGKVGATQNYQWMSISGKWILSFLMLAGRLELYSILILFIPATWKK, encoded by the coding sequence ATGAACCTTAAGCTTGTCCTGAACATTATTTCCCGAATTCTTATCTTTTTTTCCGTTGTACTTCTGGTTCCTTTAGCCTGGGGATTGAGAGATGATCCGGGAAGTTCTGAAGTATGTGCATTTATCTACACCATTCTCATCAGCCTGACTCTATCCCTGATTTTACGGCTTGTCAGCAGATCATCCATGGAACATATTGACACACTTCAAACGAAAGATGGATTATCGGTGGTGGGGTTATCGTGGATCATTTTGTCCCTGCTGGGTGCACTTCCTTTTTATTTTTCCCATGCTATGCCAACTTTTACAGATGCCTATTTTGAAACAGTTAGTGGATTTACTACAACAGGAGCTTCAATTTTAACAGATATTGAAAGGCTGTCCCGTGGACTTCTTTTTTGGAGAAGTATGACTCACTGGCTTGGAGGCATGGGATTAATTGTTTTATATCTGGCAATCCTTCCATTTTTGGGTAGTAATGCCTATCAGCTTTATAAAGCAGAAGCTCCAGGACTGACAGCTGAAAAAATTCAACCCCGGATGAAAGAAACGGCCAAAGTTCTTTGGGGCGTCTACTTTATTTTTACAATTGCCGAAACAGTACTGCTAATGGTTGGGGGGATGACGTTGTTTGACGCATTATGCCACACATTCGGAACCCTGGCCACCGGAGGTTTTTCAACACGAAATGCCAGCATCGGAGCTTTCAGCCCATATATTCAATGGATTGTTATTGTTTTTATGTTTTTATCAGGAATTAATTTCATGCTTCATTACAGTGCACTGAAAGGAAATATCAAAGCCTATTTTAGAAATGAGGAATTCCGGTATTTTGTTGGAATTATTATCGTCACTTCTCTTTTATTTACGATCATACTATCCCGCAACAGTCCTTTGGAGTCTCCATTCAGACATGCGGTTTTTCAAGTGGTTTCTATTATGACAACTACTGGTTTCGTCACAACCGATTTTGATCTATGGCCCTATGCACTACGATATATTCTCATTTTACTCATGTTTATCGGGGCCTCAGGTGGTTCTACCGGCGGTGGAATGAAAGTCGTTCGAATTGTCTCTTCCATTAAAATTGTCATAAGCTATATTCACAGGGCAATCTATCCAAATGCTGTCATCCCGGTCCGTTTCAATAAAAAGCCCCTCTCTTCCAACTTGATTGCAGCCATAGTTGTATACTTTATCATTTATATCCTCTTATTTACCTTCGGGACATTATTGATCACATTCACTGAAAGGTGTGATCTGGTAACGGCTTTTTCTGCTTCCATTGCCTCCCTCAGCAATATTGGTCCAGGACTTGGAAAGGTGGGAGCTACACAAAACTATCAATGGATGAGTATCTCCGGTAAATGGATTCTTTCTTTTCTCATGCTGGCAGGCCGGTTGGAACTTTATTCAATATTGATTTTATTTATTCCGGCAACCTGGAAAAAATAA
- a CDS encoding CYTH domain-containing protein: MSVEIERKFLVKGNAWRGKAEGIFYRQGYLSLKKEHVVRIRAVGEKAYLTVKSTSKGASRVEFEYPIPLEDAEYMLNHLCEKPLIEKKRYTFESGGMTWEVDEFFHENAGLILAEVELSSEDQSIELPSWIGKEVTGDSRFYNSNLIRKPYSKWTNYSR; encoded by the coding sequence ATGAGTGTTGAAATAGAGCGGAAATTTCTGGTAAAGGGCAATGCATGGCGTGGAAAGGCCGAAGGTATATTTTATCGGCAGGGTTATTTATCCCTGAAGAAGGAACATGTGGTTCGTATCCGTGCCGTAGGAGAAAAAGCATACCTGACCGTCAAAAGCACATCCAAAGGGGCATCCCGTGTGGAATTTGAATACCCCATCCCCTTAGAGGATGCCGAATATATGCTGAATCATCTCTGTGAAAAACCTTTGATCGAAAAAAAGCGGTACACCTTTGAATCGGGCGGCATGACCTGGGAGGTGGATGAATTTTTTCATGAGAATGCCGGCTTGATTCTGGCGGAAGTGGAATTATCTTCAGAGGATCAATCTATAGAACTTCCTTCGTGGATCGGTAAGGAAGTCACCGGGGACAGCCGCTTTTATAATTCCAACTTAATTCGAAAGCCATATAGCAAATGGACTAATTATAGTCGTTAG
- a CDS encoding SDR family oxidoreductase: MDLHLENKKAIVLAGTKGIGYAIAEALVEEGAYVAIGSRDLQHIHAAERKLMKKGDTMGFQVDVSTDYTSALDWVFKQLKGLDILVVNCGGPAKGTFEQVDDHAWQEGLDSTLFSAIRGIRWAAEKMKQNKNGGRILVVTSMSAKQPIPDLVISNVIRSGLTSMTKTLCRELGPYKIAINNLLPGFVETDRLKALSDNPELRKEWIERTALKRFADPAELGRVGAFLCSDAASYITGTDILVDGGAVWGI, encoded by the coding sequence ATGGATCTTCATCTTGAAAACAAGAAAGCAATTGTTCTGGCAGGGACAAAAGGGATCGGTTATGCCATTGCAGAGGCATTGGTGGAAGAAGGGGCTTATGTAGCCATCGGAAGCCGGGATTTGCAACATATTCATGCGGCAGAGAGGAAGCTCATGAAAAAAGGGGATACCATGGGTTTTCAGGTGGATGTATCCACTGATTATACATCTGCTCTGGACTGGGTATTTAAACAATTAAAAGGATTGGATATCCTTGTAGTCAATTGTGGAGGTCCGGCAAAAGGGACGTTTGAACAGGTGGATGATCATGCCTGGCAAGAAGGGTTGGATTCTACACTATTTTCTGCAATTCGCGGCATCCGCTGGGCAGCGGAAAAGATGAAACAAAATAAAAATGGGGGACGGATACTGGTGGTGACCAGCATGAGTGCCAAACAACCCATTCCGGATCTGGTGATCAGCAATGTGATCCGAAGCGGACTGACGTCCATGACCAAAACACTCTGCCGTGAATTGGGTCCCTATAAAATTGCCATCAATAATCTTCTCCCTGGATTTGTTGAAACAGACCGCCTGAAAGCCCTCTCAGACAATCCTGAATTACGAAAAGAATGGATAGAACGAACAGCCTTGAAACGCTTTGCCGATCCGGCGGAATTAGGACGTGTCGGCGCCTTTCTTTGCTCCGATGCGGCCTCCTATATCACTGGCACCGATATTTTGGTGGATGGCGGAGCGGTTTGGGGGATATGA
- a CDS encoding DUF819 family protein: protein MQNVLINHPFGILAVLLVVPAIIFSVQDHTRWGRKLFNVVPPLVFAYFLPTFLSSVGVIPTTAPIYGSIKTFVLPASLLLLTLAVDIKGILRLGPKALIMFLSGTLGIVIGGPISLWIFKDQLPPEIWKGMAALAGSWIGGGANFIAIGQSVKATSTMLAMMVVVDVLVANIWTGILLYLAGESDKIDRWLGADNTAITELKNKIVNFQKSVARTPTTTDYMIMLALSFGCAWAAYKVGNILPEIGNIISHSTWKVIIITTLGVTFSFTAIKRFEGVGASKLGTVMLYLLIGVIGANADLREVVKYPYLFAMGLTWILFHVVILLGAMRLTRSPLFFMAVGSQANVGGAASAPIVASAFHPALASVGVMLGIAGYVLGTYAALICASLLQWVY, encoded by the coding sequence ATGCAGAATGTATTGATTAACCATCCATTTGGGATACTTGCAGTTTTGCTTGTGGTTCCCGCCATTATTTTTTCTGTTCAGGATCATACACGCTGGGGACGTAAACTGTTTAATGTGGTTCCTCCGCTTGTCTTTGCCTATTTTCTTCCCACTTTTTTATCATCTGTCGGAGTCATTCCCACCACGGCTCCCATTTACGGCTCCATTAAAACCTTTGTTCTTCCAGCCAGTCTTTTACTATTAACGCTGGCAGTAGATATCAAGGGGATTCTTAGGCTTGGACCCAAAGCTTTGATCATGTTTCTGTCGGGTACCCTGGGAATTGTCATTGGCGGCCCCATCAGTCTGTGGATTTTCAAGGATCAGTTACCCCCCGAAATCTGGAAAGGAATGGCAGCCCTGGCCGGGAGTTGGATCGGTGGAGGTGCCAATTTCATTGCCATCGGCCAATCTGTGAAAGCCACATCTACCATGCTGGCCATGATGGTGGTGGTGGATGTGCTGGTCGCCAACATCTGGACAGGAATCCTTTTATATCTGGCAGGAGAAAGCGACAAAATTGACCGCTGGCTTGGAGCAGATAATACCGCCATCACTGAATTGAAAAACAAAATTGTCAATTTTCAAAAATCCGTTGCCCGGACTCCCACAACTACTGATTATATGATTATGCTGGCATTATCCTTCGGATGTGCCTGGGCAGCCTACAAGGTGGGAAATATCCTGCCGGAGATTGGAAACATTATCTCCCATTCCACCTGGAAAGTTATCATCATTACAACCTTAGGGGTGACTTTCTCTTTTACGGCCATCAAACGTTTTGAAGGTGTGGGGGCTTCCAAACTGGGAACTGTGATGCTTTATCTGCTGATTGGAGTAATAGGAGCCAATGCGGATCTTCGGGAAGTTGTAAAATATCCTTATCTCTTTGCAATGGGTCTTACCTGGATTTTATTTCATGTTGTTATACTGCTGGGTGCCATGAGACTCACCCGTTCACCTCTCTTTTTCATGGCTGTGGGATCCCAGGCAAATGTTGGAGGTGCGGCCAGCGCACCCATTGTGGCTTCCGCCTTTCACCCGGCCCTGGCATCCGTGGGTGTGATGCTGGGAATCGCAGGATATGTCCTCGGAACCTATGCTGCACTGATATGTGCCAGTCTGCTCCAATGGGTCTATTAA